In Streptomyces sp. NBC_01426, one genomic interval encodes:
- a CDS encoding outer membrane protein assembly factor BamB family protein: protein MTEPPQPPNQPPTPSGYGHLPGPPQPGYGFPPQGANPYAQQPPTVPQQQAHPGYGYPPPMPPGPPPGGPAGPGGQRRQKLLIVIAASVAGVLILGTGAWFAFGKGDDEGGKPVAQASTPADAKPSASASVDKGDGSGNGAGEQEDLNAGRKQGEDKVLWLKSSKVDGPGAGVDSEGQWIIGDTVVKSVWKSLTAFAVADGKEKWTLSFPTELCGVTPDTTTDGKTVVMFKDGESDSSTCNQMRLVDLKTGKAGWTKEVPKEGLFDIMTSPTLSITGDTVAVSRSTTASAFKVSTGDKLFGSAQAEGCKPGSYIAGNNKMIAIATCYDDDHTVEVHDADPVTGKSTWNYRLAKNHEVTSVYSLDPLVLDISDKDKKQRGIVVLGPDGKQRTSVSGEGSFANKCGGGLFGSIQVCRGAVVDSNTLYLPTTPAAGTGNEVVAFDLGTGKVKWRVPAGEKRTLTPVTAVNGQLVAYRAAEQDKGGEILTYPAGGGEPTATLRNPSGPASAVENSFYKPRIDYVDGRLYISVTHLLAKGKDEKLLMVFGK, encoded by the coding sequence ATGACCGAGCCGCCCCAGCCGCCGAACCAGCCACCCACACCTTCCGGTTACGGACACCTCCCGGGCCCGCCGCAGCCCGGCTACGGCTTCCCGCCCCAAGGTGCGAACCCGTACGCCCAGCAGCCGCCGACCGTCCCGCAGCAGCAGGCGCACCCCGGCTACGGATACCCGCCGCCCATGCCGCCCGGCCCGCCGCCGGGGGGCCCCGCGGGCCCCGGCGGGCAGCGCCGGCAGAAGCTGCTGATCGTCATCGCCGCGTCCGTGGCGGGCGTGCTCATCCTCGGCACCGGAGCCTGGTTCGCCTTCGGCAAGGGGGACGACGAGGGCGGGAAGCCCGTCGCGCAGGCCTCGACGCCCGCCGACGCCAAGCCCTCCGCCTCGGCCTCCGTGGACAAGGGCGACGGCAGCGGCAACGGCGCCGGTGAGCAGGAAGACCTCAACGCCGGCCGCAAACAGGGCGAGGACAAGGTCCTCTGGCTCAAGAGCAGCAAGGTGGACGGGCCCGGCGCCGGCGTCGACAGCGAAGGCCAGTGGATCATCGGGGACACCGTCGTCAAGAGCGTGTGGAAGTCCCTCACGGCCTTCGCCGTCGCCGACGGCAAGGAGAAGTGGACGCTGTCCTTCCCCACCGAGCTGTGTGGCGTCACCCCCGACACCACCACCGACGGCAAGACCGTCGTCATGTTCAAGGACGGCGAGTCGGACAGCTCCACCTGCAACCAGATGCGACTGGTCGACCTCAAGACGGGCAAGGCGGGCTGGACGAAGGAGGTGCCCAAGGAGGGCCTCTTCGACATCATGACCAGCCCCACCCTGTCCATCACCGGGGACACCGTCGCCGTCAGCCGGTCCACCACCGCGAGCGCCTTCAAGGTCAGCACCGGCGACAAGCTCTTCGGCAGCGCCCAGGCCGAGGGATGCAAACCCGGCAGCTACATCGCCGGCAACAACAAGATGATCGCCATCGCGACCTGTTACGACGACGACCACACCGTCGAGGTCCACGACGCCGACCCGGTCACCGGCAAGTCGACCTGGAACTACCGACTTGCCAAGAACCACGAGGTGACCAGCGTCTACTCGCTGGACCCGCTCGTCCTCGACATCAGCGACAAGGACAAGAAGCAACGCGGCATCGTGGTCCTCGGACCCGACGGCAAGCAGCGCACCAGCGTCTCCGGCGAGGGCAGTTTCGCCAACAAGTGCGGGGGCGGCCTCTTCGGGTCCATCCAGGTGTGCCGCGGCGCCGTGGTCGACTCCAACACCCTCTACCTGCCGACCACCCCGGCCGCCGGCACGGGCAACGAAGTCGTCGCCTTCGACCTCGGCACCGGCAAGGTCAAGTGGCGCGTCCCGGCCGGTGAGAAGAGGACCCTCACCCCCGTCACGGCCGTGAACGGACAACTGGTCGCCTACCGCGCCGCGGAGCAGGACAAGGGCGGCGAGATCCTCACCTATCCCGCCGGCGGCGGCGAACCCACCGCGACCCTGCGCAACCCGTCCGGGCCCGCGTCCGCCGTCGAGAACTCCTTCTACAAGCCGAGGATCGACTACGTCGACGGACGGCTGTACATCTCCGTGACCCACCTGCTCGCCAAGGGCAAGGACGAGAAGCTCCTGATGGTCTTCGGCAAGTGA
- a CDS encoding outer membrane protein assembly factor BamB family protein yields the protein MSTPPPPSQPPSGGFGAPQDPPPGGFSTPPLPSAPPPVPQQPPTAPSYGYPQQPPTAPSYGYPQQPGAQPPAFGHPTAPMYAASAPSGGAPGGNRDQRNQLMIVGAALLAIVLIIGGGFWYVSGDDGGSTPTAKGDPTAGPGDDKAAAGAGGKEKAPGNPKSKVLLNLPNPTPTDTVQVPGSWLTDTTYVKSDIGKVVGYNLVDGGKKWEMALPGEVCAATHHISDNKTAILFRPTQPTAESKYPPCTQVGVIDLNAGKLLWSGNTKGATTGDKPASFSEVTLSGQTVAAGGTNGGAAWNLADGKSLWTPKVDAEGCYDYGYAGGEALAVIRKCGRSGAQNLIAQSLDPATGAPTASYKLSDGIEWASIVSTKPLIIGADVGKTAKNATGVSDLFVVDPKGELKARIALSSGTFAGKCGSTEVEKCTGMLVGNGKLYLPSYEHQGQSSYGRTNELLSFDLETGKQTSDRADAGEKYLLYPLRMDGSNVIAYKEPPYDKGGQIVSIDGKTMKETLLMENPADKEIQRAETGDFSPEFSEYRYHNGKLFISRRSVSKPYSSGGDPDYLFVSFSAS from the coding sequence ATGAGTACCCCGCCGCCCCCCAGTCAGCCGCCGTCCGGCGGCTTCGGCGCCCCGCAGGACCCCCCGCCCGGCGGGTTCTCCACCCCACCGCTGCCGTCCGCGCCGCCGCCGGTCCCGCAGCAGCCGCCCACCGCGCCTTCGTACGGCTACCCGCAGCAGCCGCCCACCGCGCCCTCGTACGGCTACCCGCAGCAGCCCGGCGCCCAGCCGCCCGCCTTCGGGCACCCCACCGCCCCCATGTACGCGGCCTCGGCCCCGTCCGGCGGCGCCCCCGGCGGCAACCGTGACCAGCGCAACCAGCTGATGATCGTCGGCGCGGCCCTGCTCGCCATCGTCCTCATCATCGGCGGCGGCTTCTGGTACGTCTCCGGCGACGACGGCGGCTCCACGCCCACCGCGAAGGGCGACCCGACCGCGGGCCCGGGCGACGACAAGGCGGCCGCCGGCGCCGGCGGCAAGGAGAAGGCGCCCGGCAACCCCAAGTCCAAGGTGCTGCTGAACCTGCCGAACCCGACGCCGACCGACACCGTCCAGGTCCCGGGTTCCTGGCTCACCGACACCACGTACGTCAAGTCGGACATCGGCAAGGTCGTCGGCTACAACCTCGTCGACGGCGGCAAGAAGTGGGAGATGGCCCTCCCCGGCGAGGTCTGCGCCGCCACCCACCACATCAGCGACAACAAGACGGCCATCCTCTTCCGGCCCACCCAGCCGACGGCGGAGAGCAAGTATCCGCCCTGCACCCAGGTCGGCGTCATCGACCTGAACGCGGGCAAGCTCCTCTGGTCCGGCAACACCAAGGGCGCCACCACCGGTGACAAGCCGGCCTCCTTCAGCGAGGTCACCCTCAGCGGCCAGACCGTCGCCGCCGGCGGAACCAACGGCGGCGCGGCCTGGAACCTCGCCGACGGCAAGTCCCTGTGGACCCCCAAGGTCGACGCCGAAGGCTGCTACGACTACGGCTACGCGGGCGGCGAGGCCCTCGCGGTCATCCGCAAGTGCGGCCGCAGCGGCGCCCAGAACCTGATCGCCCAGAGCCTCGACCCGGCCACCGGCGCGCCCACCGCCTCGTACAAGCTCTCCGACGGCATCGAGTGGGCCTCCATCGTGTCCACGAAGCCCCTGATCATCGGCGCCGACGTCGGCAAGACCGCCAAGAACGCCACCGGTGTCAGCGACCTCTTCGTCGTCGACCCCAAGGGCGAGCTGAAGGCCCGCATCGCGCTCAGCTCCGGCACCTTCGCCGGCAAGTGCGGCAGCACCGAGGTCGAGAAGTGCACCGGCATGCTCGTCGGCAACGGCAAGCTCTACCTGCCCTCCTACGAGCACCAGGGCCAGTCGTCCTACGGCCGCACCAACGAGCTGCTCTCCTTCGACCTGGAGACCGGCAAGCAGACCAGCGACCGCGCCGACGCCGGCGAGAAGTACCTCCTGTACCCGCTGCGCATGGACGGGTCGAACGTCATCGCCTACAAGGAGCCCCCGTACGACAAGGGCGGCCAGATCGTCAGCATCGACGGCAAGACGATGAAGGAAACCCTCCTCATGGAGAACCCGGCGGACAAGGAGATCCAGCGCGCCGAGACCGGCGACTTCTCGCCGGAGTTCTCCGAGTACCGCTACCACAACGGAAAGCTCTTCATCTCGCGCCGTTCGGTGAGCAAGCCGTACAGCAGCGGGGGCGACCCGGACTACCTGTTCGTGTCCTTCAGCGCGAGCTGA
- a CDS encoding response regulator transcription factor, giving the protein MGVRVMVVDEHRLLAEALASALKLRGHRVLAAAAPAVGAAELVINRSPDVCLFGTATPAEPGVFEPVVRIKRERPQIAVVVLGPVPSPRGIAAAFAAGASGYVRHDERIEGVERALAKARAGEVAISPQLLQGAFGELLNPAAQPDDEGSRLLRLLTPREIEVLVRVAEGEDTRLIAAGMAIAPSTARTHVQRVLMKLGVGSRLEAAALAARTGLLDRAIPPARSISPFSEPG; this is encoded by the coding sequence ATGGGCGTACGGGTCATGGTGGTCGACGAGCACCGGCTGCTGGCCGAGGCGCTCGCCTCGGCCCTGAAACTGCGCGGCCACCGGGTGCTCGCCGCGGCCGCGCCGGCCGTCGGCGCGGCCGAACTGGTCATCAACCGGTCCCCGGACGTCTGTCTCTTCGGCACCGCGACCCCCGCCGAGCCCGGCGTCTTCGAACCCGTCGTCCGCATCAAGCGCGAGCGCCCCCAGATCGCCGTCGTGGTCCTGGGACCGGTGCCGAGCCCGCGCGGGATCGCCGCCGCCTTCGCCGCCGGCGCCTCCGGGTACGTACGCCACGACGAGCGCATCGAGGGCGTGGAACGGGCCCTCGCCAAGGCGCGGGCGGGGGAGGTCGCGATCTCCCCGCAGCTGCTCCAGGGCGCGTTCGGGGAACTGCTCAACCCCGCCGCCCAACCCGACGACGAGGGCAGCCGGTTGCTGCGGCTGCTCACCCCGCGCGAGATCGAGGTGCTGGTCCGGGTCGCGGAGGGCGAGGACACCCGGCTCATCGCGGCGGGCATGGCCATCGCGCCGAGCACCGCCCGTACGCACGTGCAGCGGGTGCTGATGAAACTGGGCGTGGGCTCCCGGTTGGAGGCGGCCGCGCTGGCCGCCCGTACCGGCCTGTTGGACCGGGCGATCCCACCGGCACGGTCCATCTCCCCGTTCTCCGAACCCGGTTGA
- the galE gene encoding UDP-glucose 4-epimerase GalE has product MSKYLVTGGAGYVGSVVAAHLLEAGHEVTILDNLSTGFGEGVPAGATLINGRIQDAAEHLDPSFDAVLHFAASSQVGESVADPGKYWDNNVGGTLALMTAMRDAGVRRLVFSSTAATYGEPVDGPLTETSVTAPSNPYGASKLAVDHMIAGECVAHGLAAVSLRYFNVAGAYRGLGERHDPETHLIPLVLQVALGEREAIAVYGEDYPTPDGTCVRDYIHVADLAEAHLAALRVATEGEHLICNLGNGSGFSVREVVDTVRRVTGREIPEVVAPRRPGDPAVLVASARTARERLGWTPTRSDLTNIVTDAWNFARERRS; this is encoded by the coding sequence GTGAGCAAGTACCTGGTCACGGGCGGAGCCGGATACGTGGGCAGCGTCGTGGCCGCCCACCTGCTGGAGGCGGGCCACGAGGTCACGATCCTCGACAACCTGTCCACGGGCTTCGGGGAGGGCGTCCCGGCGGGCGCCACCCTGATCAACGGGCGGATCCAGGACGCCGCCGAGCACCTGGACCCGTCCTTCGACGCCGTCCTGCACTTCGCGGCCTCCTCGCAGGTCGGGGAGTCCGTCGCCGATCCCGGGAAGTACTGGGACAACAACGTGGGCGGCACCCTCGCCCTGATGACCGCGATGCGCGACGCCGGCGTGCGCAGGCTGGTCTTCTCCTCCACCGCCGCCACCTACGGCGAGCCGGTCGACGGCCCGCTGACCGAGACCTCGGTGACGGCCCCGAGCAATCCGTACGGCGCGTCGAAGCTGGCCGTCGACCACATGATCGCGGGGGAGTGCGTCGCGCACGGCCTGGCCGCGGTGTCGCTGCGCTACTTCAATGTGGCGGGCGCCTACCGGGGGTTGGGCGAGCGCCACGACCCCGAGACCCACCTCATCCCGCTGGTCCTCCAGGTCGCCCTCGGCGAACGCGAGGCGATCGCGGTGTACGGCGAGGACTACCCGACCCCCGACGGCACCTGCGTACGCGACTACATCCACGTCGCGGACCTCGCCGAGGCCCATCTCGCGGCCCTGCGCGTCGCCACCGAGGGCGAGCACCTGATCTGCAACCTCGGCAACGGCAGCGGGTTCTCCGTCCGCGAGGTCGTCGACACCGTCCGCCGGGTCACCGGCCGCGAGATCCCCGAGGTCGTCGCCCCGCGCCGCCCGGGGGACCCGGCGGTCCTGGTGGCCTCGGCGCGCACCGCCCGCGAGCGGCTGGGCTGGACCCCGACCCGTTCGGACCTCACCAACATCGTCACGGACGCCTGGAACTTCGCCCGCGAGCGGCGCTCCTGA
- a CDS encoding response regulator transcription factor — protein sequence MVRIRVLVVDDHRIFAESLAAALAAEPDVDVSAAGSGPAASRCLERAAAEGRRFDVLLVDADLGATVGAVPTQREPGSGPPAPGPGADGIALVANVRVAHPGVRTVVLAERDDPRRAALALQAGASGWVAKDCSLSRLLAVIRGVLREETHLPPALLTGVLRELTAARKHRTDSERLVESLTPREHEVLRCMVAGLGRKDVAARLFLSPHTVRTHMQNVLGKLGVHSTLAAVALARRAGVRPAELAGDVVERSGQPA from the coding sequence GTGGTTCGTATCCGGGTTCTCGTGGTCGACGATCACCGCATCTTCGCCGAATCTCTCGCAGCCGCGCTCGCGGCCGAGCCCGACGTGGACGTGTCCGCGGCGGGCAGCGGTCCGGCCGCCTCGCGCTGCCTCGAACGCGCGGCGGCCGAGGGCCGCCGCTTCGACGTCCTGCTGGTGGACGCCGACCTCGGTGCCACCGTCGGAGCCGTGCCCACGCAGCGCGAACCGGGCTCCGGCCCGCCGGCGCCCGGGCCCGGCGCGGACGGGATCGCGTTGGTCGCGAACGTGCGGGTGGCCCATCCGGGGGTGCGCACGGTGGTCCTCGCCGAGCGCGACGACCCCCGCCGGGCCGCGCTGGCGCTCCAGGCCGGGGCCTCCGGCTGGGTGGCGAAGGACTGTTCGCTGTCCCGGCTGCTGGCCGTGATCCGGGGCGTGCTCCGCGAGGAGACGCACCTGCCGCCTGCGCTGCTCACCGGAGTGCTCCGCGAGCTGACGGCGGCGCGCAAGCACCGCACGGACAGCGAGCGCCTGGTGGAGTCCCTCACGCCGCGCGAGCACGAGGTGCTGCGCTGCATGGTCGCGGGGCTGGGCCGCAAGGACGTGGCGGCGAGGCTGTTCCTGTCCCCGCACACCGTCCGCACCCACATGCAGAACGTGCTGGGCAAGCTCGGGGTGCACTCCACGCTGGCGGCGGTGGCACTGGCCCGGAGGGCCGGTGTGAGACCGGCCGAACTAGCCGGGGATGTTGTCGAACGGAGCGGTCAGCCGGCGTAG
- a CDS encoding MarR family winged helix-turn-helix transcriptional regulator, with protein MEDEVDRLVAAWRRERPDLDVEPLEVLSRVSRLARHLDRARRLAFSEHGLEPWEFDVLTSLRRAGAPYQLSPGQLLTQTLVTSGTMTNRIDRLAKKGLVERLPDPNDRRGVLVRLTAEGRDRADQSLAGLLAQERAILAQLSQGQRGDLAGLLRRLTAPFDNIPG; from the coding sequence ATGGAGGACGAGGTCGATCGACTGGTCGCGGCATGGCGGCGGGAGCGCCCTGACCTCGACGTGGAACCGCTCGAGGTACTGAGTCGCGTGAGCAGGCTCGCGCGTCACCTCGACCGCGCCCGCAGGCTCGCCTTCTCCGAGCACGGCCTGGAGCCGTGGGAGTTCGACGTACTGACCTCGCTGCGGCGCGCCGGCGCGCCCTACCAGCTCTCTCCCGGTCAGCTCCTGACGCAGACCCTCGTCACCTCGGGCACCATGACCAACCGCATCGACCGGCTCGCCAAGAAGGGCCTCGTCGAGCGACTGCCCGACCCCAACGACCGGCGCGGCGTCCTGGTCCGGCTCACCGCCGAGGGGCGTGACCGCGCGGACCAGTCGCTCGCCGGACTGCTGGCCCAGGAGCGGGCGATCCTCGCCCAGCTCTCCCAGGGCCAGCGCGGTGACCTCGCCGGACTGCTACGCCGGCTGACCGCTCCGTTCGACAACATCCCCGGCTAG
- a CDS encoding trans-aconitate 2-methyltransferase: MHSDTAPARIPAPGSPSTPTWDPQQYLRHAGHRARPFLDLLNRIPELPARPARIADLGCGPGNVTALLAERWPEARITGFDLSPEMLRRADEEYAGPTAGGGRLDFRHGDLAHWFPEETYDLIVSNAALQWVPGHPGSFASWVNGLRPGGTLAFQVPGNFTAPSHRILAELCDTPRWRDRLAGHGARYVHLLEPAEYLARLIELGCSADVWETTYHQLLTGTDPVLDWVKGTALRPVLTRLGDDRAAVDLFLDEYREALREAYPPGPRGTVFPFRRIFAVARKEA, encoded by the coding sequence ATGCATTCCGACACCGCCCCGGCCCGGATCCCCGCCCCCGGCTCCCCCTCCACGCCGACCTGGGACCCCCAGCAGTACCTGCGCCACGCCGGGCACCGCGCGCGGCCCTTCCTGGACCTGCTGAACCGCATACCCGAGCTGCCCGCCCGGCCCGCCCGGATCGCCGACCTGGGCTGCGGCCCCGGCAACGTCACCGCACTGCTCGCCGAGCGGTGGCCCGAAGCGCGGATCACCGGCTTCGACCTCTCCCCGGAGATGCTCCGACGGGCCGACGAGGAGTACGCCGGCCCCACCGCCGGCGGCGGCCGGCTCGACTTCCGCCACGGCGACCTCGCGCACTGGTTCCCCGAGGAGACGTACGACCTGATCGTCTCCAACGCCGCCCTCCAGTGGGTGCCCGGCCACCCGGGCTCCTTCGCCTCCTGGGTCAACGGACTGCGGCCCGGCGGCACCCTCGCTTTCCAGGTCCCCGGCAACTTCACGGCCCCCAGCCACCGCATCCTCGCCGAACTCTGCGACACCCCGCGCTGGCGCGACCGCCTCGCCGGCCACGGCGCGCGATACGTCCATCTGCTGGAACCTGCCGAATATCTCGCCCGATTGATCGAACTCGGCTGCTCCGCGGACGTCTGGGAGACCACCTACCATCAGCTGCTGACCGGGACCGATCCGGTGCTCGACTGGGTCAAGGGCACCGCCCTGCGCCCGGTGCTCACCCGGCTCGGCGACGACCGGGCCGCCGTGGACCTGTTCCTCGACGAGTACCGCGAGGCGCTGCGGGAGGCCTACCCGCCCGGCCCGCGCGGCACCGTCTTCCCGTTCCGCCGCATCTTCGCCGTCGCCCGCAAGGAGGCCTGA
- a CDS encoding VOC family protein produces MLTAVDHVQLAAPPGAEDLLRAYYSDALGMSELPKPPVLAGRGGCWFAAGAVQLHLGVEEDFRPARKAHPGLRVTDIEAYARRLREHGAEVVWDDDLPGYRRFFSSDPVGNRLEFLEPHHPEPCLEAAG; encoded by the coding sequence GTGCTCACCGCCGTCGACCACGTCCAACTCGCCGCACCACCCGGCGCCGAAGACCTGCTCCGGGCGTACTACTCCGACGCCCTCGGCATGTCCGAGCTGCCCAAACCGCCCGTCCTCGCCGGCCGGGGCGGCTGCTGGTTCGCCGCCGGCGCCGTCCAACTGCACCTGGGTGTCGAGGAGGACTTCCGGCCCGCGCGCAAGGCCCACCCGGGACTGCGGGTCACCGACATCGAGGCGTACGCGCGCCGCCTGCGCGAGCACGGGGCCGAGGTCGTCTGGGACGACGACCTGCCCGGATACCGCCGCTTCTTCTCCTCCGACCCCGTCGGCAACCGGCTCGAATTCCTGGAACCGCACCACCCGGAACCCTGTCTGGAGGCCGCGGGCTGA
- a CDS encoding FG-GAP repeat domain-containing protein, translated as MRITRSGRLAACTATALATGMLLASAASATGLPKPVTPTPRVTADDRVPGHLPTGKPKAATQQKQRLAAGANAAAGSAWNLFDVNGDGADDILYRGLSGTSYLKVSGPSEADTTFDVSKTDSAEDFKDVIPVGDLDHNGRPELLRLTVTGRLSLTEAYSTSGTSGAMWSGGGWNIYNKVFGAGDLTGDGNADLLARTNDGQLYLYPGTGKAGYDVPFGNRVLLGAGWGAFTQLIGGADYNGDGKTDVVATTAAGVMYFYKGTGSAAAPFGDSVRTGTGWNDFNQIVPLNDSNGQGLVLARTVSGQSRLYAADANGVLGNPQDMGKGWRSIGLFAGQGGIPAHGKSMLWGRTAGGTLFGYGAYGDGTFAPRKQISDDAGWPVADYGITLVSSLTTTSTPDMLWRDGGDMYDGEHPLGGGWDIYNSFAGVGDLTGDGYGDLLARDKSNVLWLYPGKGGNGQGFANRVKLGAGWGIYNKLIGAGDVTGDGRADLLARGTDGALWAYPGTGNTAAPFGDRVKIGSSGWNGFGKLTAAGDINGDGRTDLVGVDSAGVAYVYSATGEKGLNTFKGRTTLGGGWNTYAELL; from the coding sequence ATGCGCATCACGCGCTCCGGTCGCCTCGCGGCCTGCACCGCCACCGCCCTCGCCACGGGCATGCTGCTGGCCTCCGCGGCCTCGGCGACCGGGCTGCCGAAGCCCGTCACCCCGACCCCCAGGGTCACCGCCGACGACCGCGTCCCCGGACACCTGCCGACGGGCAAGCCGAAGGCCGCCACGCAGCAGAAGCAGCGCCTCGCGGCCGGCGCGAACGCCGCCGCCGGCTCCGCCTGGAACCTGTTCGACGTGAACGGCGACGGCGCCGACGACATCCTGTACCGCGGTCTGAGCGGCACGTCCTACCTCAAGGTCTCGGGGCCCAGCGAGGCGGACACCACGTTCGACGTCTCGAAGACGGACTCCGCCGAGGACTTCAAGGACGTCATCCCGGTCGGCGACCTCGACCACAACGGCCGGCCCGAGCTGCTGCGCCTGACGGTCACCGGTCGCCTCTCCCTCACCGAGGCGTACTCCACCAGCGGTACCAGCGGTGCCATGTGGAGCGGTGGCGGCTGGAACATCTACAACAAGGTGTTCGGCGCCGGCGACCTCACGGGCGACGGCAACGCCGACCTGCTGGCCCGCACCAACGACGGCCAGCTGTACCTCTACCCGGGCACGGGCAAGGCCGGCTACGACGTCCCCTTCGGCAACCGGGTCCTGCTCGGCGCCGGCTGGGGCGCGTTCACCCAGCTCATCGGTGGCGCGGACTACAACGGCGACGGCAAGACCGACGTCGTGGCCACCACGGCGGCCGGCGTCATGTACTTCTACAAGGGCACCGGCTCCGCCGCGGCGCCCTTCGGCGACAGCGTCCGGACCGGGACCGGCTGGAACGACTTCAACCAGATCGTCCCGCTCAACGACAGCAACGGTCAGGGCCTCGTACTGGCCCGCACCGTGAGCGGCCAGAGCCGGCTGTACGCCGCCGACGCGAACGGGGTGCTCGGCAACCCCCAAGACATGGGCAAGGGCTGGCGGTCGATCGGCCTGTTCGCCGGTCAGGGTGGCATTCCCGCGCACGGCAAGTCCATGCTGTGGGGCCGAACCGCCGGCGGCACGCTGTTCGGCTACGGCGCCTACGGTGACGGTACGTTCGCCCCGCGCAAGCAGATCTCCGACGACGCCGGCTGGCCGGTGGCCGACTACGGCATCACCCTGGTCTCCTCGCTGACCACCACGTCCACCCCGGACATGCTGTGGCGCGACGGCGGCGACATGTACGACGGCGAGCACCCGCTCGGCGGCGGCTGGGACATCTACAACAGCTTCGCGGGCGTGGGCGACCTCACCGGCGACGGCTACGGCGACCTCCTCGCCCGGGACAAGTCCAACGTCCTGTGGCTCTACCCGGGCAAGGGCGGCAATGGCCAGGGCTTCGCGAACCGGGTGAAGCTCGGCGCCGGCTGGGGCATCTACAACAAGCTGATCGGCGCCGGGGACGTGACCGGCGACGGTCGCGCGGACCTGCTGGCCCGCGGCACCGACGGCGCCCTGTGGGCCTACCCGGGCACCGGCAACACCGCCGCCCCCTTCGGCGACCGCGTCAAGATCGGCAGCAGCGGCTGGAACGGCTTCGGCAAGCTCACCGCGGCCGGCGACATCAACGGTGACGGTCGCACGGACCTGGTGGGCGTGGACTCGGCCGGTGTCGCCTACGTCTACTCGGCGACCGGCGAGAAGGGTCTGAACACCTTCAAGGGCCGCACCACCCTCGGTGGCGGCTGGAACACGTACGCGGAACTCCTCTGA
- a CDS encoding TetR/AcrR family transcriptional regulator → MMGDVAIDGSSSSSDKPRRGRRVRMTGAERRQQLLDIGRTLFAEKGFEGTSVEEIAAKAGVSKPVVYEHFGGKEGLYAVVVDREMRQLLDGVTGALTAGHPRELLEQAAFALLDYIENYTDGFRILVRDSPVAQSTGTFASLISDIATQVEDILGLEFKARGFDPKLAPLYAQALVGMVALTGQWWLETRQPKKAEVAAHLVNLSWHGLENLEAKPRLVGHRKS, encoded by the coding sequence ATGATGGGGGACGTGGCGATCGACGGCAGCAGTTCCAGCAGCGACAAGCCCCGGCGCGGCCGCCGGGTCCGGATGACGGGCGCCGAACGGCGTCAGCAACTGCTGGACATCGGCCGCACCCTGTTCGCCGAGAAGGGCTTCGAGGGCACGTCGGTGGAGGAGATCGCGGCCAAGGCCGGGGTGTCCAAGCCGGTGGTGTACGAGCACTTCGGCGGCAAGGAGGGCCTGTACGCGGTCGTCGTGGACCGGGAGATGCGCCAGCTGCTGGACGGGGTGACGGGTGCGCTGACCGCCGGGCATCCGCGGGAGCTGCTGGAGCAGGCGGCGTTCGCGCTGCTGGACTACATCGAGAACTACACGGACGGTTTCCGGATCCTGGTCCGGGACTCTCCGGTGGCGCAGTCGACGGGCACGTTCGCGTCGCTGATCAGTGACATCGCCACTCAGGTGGAGGACATCCTCGGGTTGGAGTTCAAGGCCCGGGGCTTCGATCCGAAGCTGGCGCCGCTGTACGCGCAGGCCCTGGTGGGCATGGTGGCGCTGACCGGGCAGTGGTGGCTGGAGACGCGGCAGCCGAAGAAGGCCGAGGTCGCCGCGCACCTGGTGAACCTGTCCTGGCACGGGCTGGAGAACCTGGAGGCGAAGCCGCGGCTGGTGGGTCACCGCAAGAGCTGA